The proteins below come from a single Alnus glutinosa chromosome 9, dhAlnGlut1.1, whole genome shotgun sequence genomic window:
- the LOC133878125 gene encoding pentatricopeptide repeat-containing protein At1g53600, mitochondrial-like, with amino-acid sequence MRAKRLTTFGHKQFSCSNSPYFKFHYSCVSTVILSKPNLRSTASQKRSKFLVYCNTQITKYGKNGDIKEAESIFDRMPHKNTISWTAMLTAYGENGKTVKARNMFDEMPERSTASYNAMITAYIRNNCMVEEAFELFSEMPKRNAISYAAMITGFARAGMLDKAEKLYSEMPVKWQDPVCSNALINGFLKVGRLEEAGWVFEGMVERDVVSWSSMVDGYCKGERIVDARNLFDIMPERNVVTWTAMIDGYMKIKSFKDGFELFLGMQREGIVKVNSTTLTVLFEACGTFGRCGEGIQVHGLVSHMGFDFDVFLGNSIMTMYCRFGCMDVATKLFHHMSRKDVVSWNSLIAGYVQCGSIDEAFRLFERMAEKDVVSWTTMITGFSSKGITDKCVQLFKLMPEKDDISWTAVISGFVNNGEYEEAFRWFIKMLQKAVRPNPLTLSSVLSASASLATLNQGLQIHAHVLKMVMEFDLSIQNSLVSMYSKCGNMDDAYRIFTNITAPNIVSFNSMITGYAQNGFGEEALHLFREMQNEGQETNQITFLGVLSACTHVGFVEEGWNYFISMSSQYNIEPGPDHYACMVDLFGRAGLLDKAVDLIQSMPFEPHSGVWGALLGASRTHMHIDIAKLAAEHLIELEPDNATPYVVLSNLYSVTGKRKDGNEVRMTKKSKGIRKNPGCSWIIVNDKVHLFHAGDEYHMDLGRIKVTLWTIAVEMKQLDYNRY; translated from the coding sequence ATGCGAGCTAAACGGCTTACTACGTTTGGACATAAACAGTTTTCCTGCTCAAACTCTCCATATTTTAAGTTTCATTACTCATGCGTCTCCACCGTGATTCTATCAAAACCCAATCTCCGCTCCACTGCAAGCCAAAAACGCAGCAAATTTCTCGTTTACTGCAACACTCAGATCACGAAATATGGAAAAAACGGTGATATCAAAGAGGCTGAGTCCATCTTCGATCGCATGCCCCACAAGAATACCATCTCTTGGACTGCCATGCTCACAGCATATGGAGAAAATGGCAAAACTGTCAAAGCTCGAAATATGTTTGACGAAATGCCCGAACGAAGCACCGCTTCATATAATGCCATGATCACTGCATATATTCGGAACAATTGTATGGTAGAAGAAGCTTTTGAGCTGTTTTCTGAGATGCCCAAGCGTAATGCTATCTCTTATGCTGCCATGATCACAGGTTTTGCACGGGCAGGGATGCTTGACAAGGCCGAGAAGCTCTATTCTGAGATGCCAGTGAAGTGGCAGGACCCCGTTTGTTCGAATGCCTTGATAAATGGGTTTTTGAAGGTGGGAAGGTTGGAAGAGGCGGGTTGGGTTTTTGAGGGTATGGTGGAAAGAGACGTGGTTTCTTGGAGTTCTATGGTTGATGGGTACTGCAAAGGGGAACGGATAGTTGATGCCAGGAATTTGTTTGATATCATGCCCGAGAGAAATGTAGTTACTTGGACTGCAATGATTGATGGGTATATGAAGATAAAGAGTTTCAAAGATGGGTTTGAATTGTTTTTAGGCATGCAAAGGGAAGGAATAGTGAAGGTTAATTCAACTACCTTGACTGTGCTGTTTGAGGCTTGTGGCACTTTCGGTAGGTGTGGAGAAGGGATTCAAGTGCATGGATTAGTTTCACACATGGGATTTGACTTTGATGTCTTCTTAGGAAATTCTATCATGACCATGTATTGTAGATTTGGTTGTATGGATGTAGCTACCAAGTTATTTCATCATATGAGTAGGAAAGATGTAGTTTCTTGGAATTCATTGATTGCAGGTTATGTCCAATGTGGCTCAATTGATGAAGCCTTCAGGCTATTCGAGAGGATGGCAGAAAAAGATGTAGTATCATGGACGACCATGATTACAGGATTCTCTAGCAAAGGGATAACTGACAAATGCGTTCAGTTGTTTAAATTGATGCCTGAGAAAGATGATATTTCTTGGACTGCTGTCATTTCAGGGTTTGTGAATAATGGGGAGTATGAGGAGGCCTTCCGTTGGTTTATTAAGATGCTTCAGAAAGCAGTCAGGCCAAACCCTCTTACTTTGAGCAGTGTGCTTAGTGCTTCAGCCAGTTTAGCAACACTTAACCAAGGGCTGCAAATCCATGCTCATGTATTAAAGATGGTTATGGAATTTGATTTGTCCATTCAAAACTCTTTGGTCTCGATGTACTCAAAATGTGGAAATATGGATGATGCCTACCGGATCTTCACAAATATCACTGCACctaatattgtttcttttaaCTCGATGATTACTGGGTATGCCCAAAATGGGTTTGGAGAAGAAGCACTCCATTTATTTCGGGAAATGCAGAATGAAGGTCAGGAAACAAATCAAATCACATTTCTTGGTGTTCTTTCAGCTTGCACCCATGTGGGATTTGTAGAAGAAGGATGGAACTACTTTATCTCAATGAGTTCACAATATAATATTGAACCAGGGCCTGACCACTATGCATGCATGGTTGATCTCTTTGGCCGAGCTGGATTGCTAGACAAAGCAGTTGATTTGATCCAGTCAATGCCTTTTGAGCCACATTCTGGAGTTTGGGGAGCTCTTCTTGGTGCAAGCAGGACCCATATGCATATTGATATTGCAAAGCTCGCGGCTGAACACCTAATCGAATTGGAGCCCGATAATGCAACCCCTTATGTGGTCTTATCGAACTTATATTCTGTAACAGGGAAAAGGAAGGATGGGAATGAAGTCAGAATGACCAAGAAATCAAAAGGGATCAGGAAGAATCCAGGTTGCAGTTGGATTATAGTGAATGACAAGGTTCATTTGTTTCATGCAGGAGATGAATACCATATGGACTTGGGAAGGATTAAGGTTACACTTTGGACCATTGCAGTGGAAATGAAACAGTTGGATTATAATAGATATTGA
- the LOC133878126 gene encoding pentatricopeptide repeat-containing protein At5g59600 has translation MVYASSTRLHPLTSKPQLSTFLRPHNKTPIFYRTYQTSPGAYDELMEMYDDGRELHSGKKLHAHFIITGLARLTRFAAKLVAFYAGCGEPSYARKLFDQIPATNLRRWIVLIGAYAQHGFYDEALGLFREMQEQGLRPNAFVIPSILKACGRVSDGETGEKIHSVVLKCSFESDAFVRSALIDMYSKCGRIEKARRVYDEMVEQDLVALNAMVSGYAQHGFAKEALDLVEKMQALGVKPNVVTWNTLIAGFSHRGDEVMVSELFNLMRSNGVEPDVVSWTSVISGFVQNFRNEEAFATFRKLLDYGFYPKSATISSLLPACATEANVRRGKEIHGYALVIGVGDDIFVRSALVDMYAKCGFIAEARNLFDRMSKRNIVTWNSMIFGYANHGYCNEAIELFNQMEKEEGKKLDHLTFTAVLTACSHAGLVELGQSLFHLMQEKYGIVPRLEHYACMVDLLGRAGKLAEAYDVIMRMPVEPDLFVWGALLGACRNYGNVDLAKVAAKHLSELEPDNAGNNLLLSNLYADAGSWGNVARLKTTMKKRKLRKFPGCSWVEAI, from the coding sequence ATGGTATATGCTTCCTCCACGCGTCTGCACCCTCTTACATCAAAGCCACAGCTTTCAACTTTCCTTAGGCCCCACAACAAAACACCCATTTTCTACCGCACATATCAAACATCACCCGGCGCCTACGATGAACTCATGGAGATGTACGATGATGGTCGAGAGTTGCACTCGGGAAAAAAACTCCACGCTCACTTCATCATCACTGGCTTGGCTCGTTTAACTCGTTTTGCCGCCAAGCTCGTTGCCTTCTACGCGGGATGTGGAGAACCGTCCTATGCTCGCAAACTGTTCGACCAAATTCCCGCAACAAATCTACGCCGCTGGATCGTCCTTATCGGGGCCTACGCACAACACGGCTTTTATGATGAGGCTCTGGGTCTGTTCCGTGAGATGCAGGAGCAAGGCCTGAGGCCCAACGCGTTTGTCATTCCCAGCATTCTCAAAGCCTGTGGGCGCGTCTCAGATGGGGAAACCGGGGAGAAAATACATAGCGTAGTTTTGAAATGCTCGTTTGAGTCCGATGCTTTTGTTAGGAGTGCGTTGATTGATATGTACTCAAAATGCGGTCGAATTGAAAAGGCGAGGCGAGTGTACGATGAAATGGTTGAGCAGGATTTGGTGGCTTTGAACGCTATGGTTTCGGGCTATGCTCAACATGGGTTTGCCAAAGAAGCGTTGGACTTGGTGGAAAAGATGCAGGCTTTAGGAGTGAAGCCTAACGTGGTGACTTGGAACACCTTAATTGCGGGGTTTTCGCATAGGGGTGATGAAGTAATGGTCTCTGAACTTTTTAATTTGATGCGCAGCAACGGGGTTGAGCCTGATGTGGTATCTTGGACTTCGGTTATATCAGGGTTTGTGCAGAACTTTCGAAATGAGGAGGCGTTTGCTACTTTTAGAAAGCTGTTGGATTATGGGTTCTATCCAAAGTCGGCTACAATAAGCAGTCTCTTGCCTGCATGTGCAACTGAGGCCAATGTGAGGCGTGGGAAGGAGATTCATGGGTATGCACTGGTGATTGGAGTTGGAGATGATATATTTGTAAGGAGCGCCCTTGTTGACATGTATGCAAAATGCGGTTTTATAGCCGAAGCAAGGAATTTGTTCGATCGGATGTCTAAGAGGAACATAGTTACTTGGAATTCAATGATATTTGGGTACGCTAATCATGGGTATTGCAATGAAGCAATTGAGCTTTTCAATCAGATGGAGAAGGAAGAGGGAAAGAAGCTTGATCATCTGACTTTCACAGCGGTTCTCACAGCATGTAGCCATGCTGGGTTGGTTGAACTCGGACAAAGTCTGTTTCACTTGATGCAAGAAAAGTATGGGATTGTTCCAAGATTAGAGCATTATGCATGCATGGTGGATCTTCTTGGTAGAGCAGGAAAACTTGCTGAAGCTTATgatgtgattatgagaatgccAGTTGAACCTGATTTATTTGTATGGGGTGCATTATTAGGGGCATGTAGGAATTATGGGAATGTTGATCTTGCCAAAGTAGCAGCTAAGCATTTGTCAGAGCTTGAACCTGACAATGCAGGAAACAATTTACTGTTGTCAAATTTGTATGCTGATGCTGGGAGTTGGGGAAATGTTGCAAGGTTGAAGACGACAATGAAGAAAAGGAAGTTGAGAAAATTTCCAGGGTGCAGTTGGGTTGAGGCAATCTGA